In one uncultured Methanoregula sp. genomic region, the following are encoded:
- the smc gene encoding chromosome segregation protein SMC, which produces MHITELEIDNFKSFSKKTKIPFLEGFTVISGPNGSGKSNIIDSVLFVLALSSSRNLRAEKLTDLINLNSGKNTAEVSLTFSDGTKIRRRIKRTGNGYYSYNYLNERLCKQSDIVDHLAKHGIKPHGYNVVMQGDVTRIMEMSDFERRKIIDEIAGVSEFDTKKQQSLAELDIVRERIEREELLLLELGRRANELKRERTQALEYQKWQKDLAYFQNCRSAAQLHEREKEITSLRRSMEDHTVQITRIASDRSIEENELSYLQADLKDIDELINRKSGSDYLKLIAELEEAKSGIRLAEQTILRLRKEKETNLEAINRIYMDTKRSETRVAECTDQIRSLTIDRTNIAMEVATAKALAERIETEIRAHSVDTEGARDRLFSLLKEIEEKKGQRSGILHQQDMFIEKSRMRTGELERLTGLLRQLDEEYRAKQAQLEESRQGTSDLAAEKKELDRNLSELEGSLFAQRSTLERLRAEMKDTEQDAIRLEAAQQARGESGGKALEAVMGMEGVHGTIADLGRAQKEYSVALNVAAGNKLQFAVCDDDQIAADAIRYLKEERLGRVTFLPLNKLRPPALPPLKEPGVVDYAVNLLEYDPKYDRAFAVALGGTVVVDTLDRARRLVGKYRMVTLEGELLEKSGAITGGSIRKQTVRGFGAAVDDDIMRLRSRLGELSGQAATLEAGIRRLTEEVDAKRSLRNEIDQKTARFGMFTEEFTRRFEAITVEKQTIEAAVARQQEETRNGAAELAALESELDNATALITGLNSRIDEIKKRLDDTNIPALTEQLEKKRKEIEESERRLRNKDADVNDAQRERQHFNARIVELGEERTRQDERNRELDADTGAAGQQIAAHKTQIAALEERQKEFSGELDELRKKRSDVSGHIHDSELRLMKFDAEKERITAMLVALEERTKTLSLEIEMLRQQAGDMDTNLTLSEIEGKIAEADGALRKIGAVNMLAIEEFEKVERQVIERTERKETLSSERETLIERIETFEQMKYQAFATAFKAIDTNFREIFARLTSGSGNLVLENEEDPFAGGMTFAVKPRDKKVHLLNSLSGGEKSLTTLAFIFSIQRYIPAPFYAFDEVDMSLDGANVERISSMVTELAPNSQFVIVSLRKPMIEAAERIMGVTLRPDKSTLVTGVKAHAGG; this is translated from the coding sequence TTGCATATCACAGAGCTGGAGATCGATAATTTCAAGTCTTTTTCAAAAAAGACAAAAATTCCCTTTTTAGAGGGCTTTACCGTCATATCCGGGCCCAACGGCTCCGGTAAGAGCAATATCATCGATTCCGTTCTTTTTGTCCTTGCACTTTCGAGCTCCCGCAATCTCCGGGCGGAAAAACTCACCGATCTTATCAACCTGAATTCCGGGAAGAACACCGCCGAAGTCTCCCTTACCTTTTCCGATGGCACGAAAATCCGCCGGAGGATCAAGCGGACCGGCAACGGCTACTACAGCTACAATTACCTCAACGAGCGGCTCTGCAAGCAGAGCGATATCGTGGATCACCTGGCAAAACACGGTATCAAACCCCATGGCTACAATGTCGTGATGCAGGGCGATGTCACCCGGATCATGGAGATGAGCGACTTCGAGCGCCGGAAGATCATTGATGAGATCGCCGGGGTCTCGGAGTTCGATACCAAGAAACAGCAGTCGCTTGCAGAACTGGATATCGTGAGGGAGCGCATTGAGCGCGAGGAACTCCTGCTCCTGGAACTGGGCCGGAGGGCAAACGAGCTCAAGCGCGAGAGGACGCAGGCCCTCGAGTACCAGAAATGGCAAAAGGATCTCGCGTATTTCCAGAACTGCCGGTCCGCCGCGCAGCTGCACGAGCGGGAGAAAGAGATTACCTCGTTACGGCGATCCATGGAAGATCACACCGTCCAGATAACCCGGATCGCCTCCGACCGGTCCATCGAGGAGAATGAACTCTCCTATCTCCAGGCGGACTTAAAAGATATCGATGAGCTGATCAACAGGAAGAGCGGGTCGGACTACCTCAAGCTGATAGCGGAACTCGAAGAAGCCAAAAGCGGGATCCGGCTTGCCGAGCAGACCATCCTGCGTCTCCGGAAGGAAAAGGAGACGAATCTCGAGGCCATCAACCGGATCTATATGGACACGAAGCGGTCGGAGACCCGCGTGGCCGAATGTACCGACCAGATCCGCTCGCTCACCATCGATCGGACCAACATTGCCATGGAAGTGGCGACGGCAAAAGCTCTTGCCGAAAGGATCGAGACCGAGATCAGGGCTCACAGCGTGGATACGGAAGGGGCCCGCGATCGCCTGTTCTCCCTCCTCAAGGAGATCGAGGAGAAGAAGGGGCAGCGCTCGGGGATCCTTCACCAGCAGGACATGTTCATTGAAAAAAGCCGGATGCGGACGGGCGAACTTGAGCGCCTCACCGGCCTCCTCCGGCAGCTCGACGAGGAATACCGCGCAAAGCAGGCCCAGCTCGAAGAGAGCCGACAAGGCACTTCAGACCTTGCAGCCGAAAAGAAGGAGCTTGATCGCAACCTGTCAGAGCTTGAAGGCTCGCTTTTTGCCCAGCGATCCACCCTCGAGCGTCTCCGGGCCGAGATGAAAGACACCGAGCAGGATGCAATCCGGCTCGAGGCCGCCCAGCAGGCCCGGGGCGAATCGGGAGGAAAAGCCCTTGAAGCGGTGATGGGGATGGAAGGTGTCCACGGTACGATTGCGGACCTTGGCAGGGCCCAAAAAGAATATTCGGTTGCCCTCAACGTGGCTGCGGGCAACAAGCTCCAGTTTGCTGTCTGTGACGACGACCAGATCGCCGCCGATGCGATCCGGTACCTCAAGGAAGAACGGCTCGGCCGGGTCACGTTCCTTCCGCTCAACAAGCTCCGCCCGCCGGCCCTCCCCCCGCTGAAAGAACCGGGAGTCGTTGATTATGCGGTGAACCTGCTGGAGTACGATCCGAAATACGACCGGGCATTTGCTGTCGCCCTGGGCGGCACGGTAGTCGTCGATACGCTTGACCGGGCGCGCAGGCTTGTCGGGAAATACCGCATGGTGACCCTGGAAGGAGAACTCCTCGAGAAGAGCGGGGCCATCACCGGTGGTTCGATCCGGAAACAGACGGTCCGGGGTTTCGGGGCTGCCGTTGACGACGATATTATGCGCCTGCGGTCACGCCTTGGCGAACTTTCGGGGCAGGCGGCCACGCTGGAAGCAGGGATCAGGCGCCTGACAGAAGAAGTGGACGCGAAGCGATCCTTACGAAACGAGATCGACCAGAAGACCGCCCGCTTCGGGATGTTCACGGAAGAATTTACCCGGAGGTTCGAGGCGATAACGGTCGAGAAGCAGACGATAGAGGCAGCCGTTGCCCGCCAGCAGGAGGAGACCCGGAATGGTGCAGCCGAACTGGCGGCGCTCGAATCAGAACTCGACAATGCAACTGCGCTCATCACCGGGCTGAACTCCCGGATCGACGAGATCAAGAAACGCCTTGACGATACCAACATCCCTGCCCTCACTGAACAGCTCGAAAAGAAGCGCAAGGAGATCGAGGAATCCGAACGCCGGCTCCGTAACAAGGACGCGGACGTCAACGATGCCCAGCGGGAACGGCAGCACTTCAACGCGAGGATCGTGGAACTCGGGGAGGAGCGGACACGGCAGGACGAACGTAACCGCGAGCTCGATGCGGATACCGGTGCCGCCGGCCAGCAGATTGCGGCTCACAAGACGCAGATCGCAGCTCTCGAGGAACGCCAGAAGGAATTCTCGGGGGAGCTCGACGAACTGCGGAAGAAACGCTCCGACGTATCCGGGCATATCCACGATTCCGAGCTCCGGCTCATGAAGTTCGATGCCGAGAAGGAGCGCATTACGGCCATGCTCGTAGCGCTTGAAGAGCGGACAAAGACCCTCTCTCTTGAGATCGAGATGCTCCGGCAGCAGGCCGGTGATATGGATACGAACCTGACCCTCTCCGAGATCGAGGGAAAAATTGCCGAGGCTGACGGCGCCCTGCGCAAGATCGGGGCAGTGAACATGCTCGCTATCGAGGAATTCGAGAAGGTCGAACGGCAGGTTATCGAGCGGACCGAGAGAAAGGAAACACTCTCGAGCGAACGGGAGACGTTAATCGAACGGATCGAGACGTTCGAGCAGATGAAGTACCAGGCATTCGCTACCGCGTTCAAAGCCATCGACACCAATTTCCGGGAGATCTTTGCCCGCCTGACGAGCGGGAGCGGGAACCTCGTCCTCGAAAACGAAGAGGACCCGTTCGCGGGCGGGATGACGTTTGCGGTCAAGCCACGGGACAAGAAGGTCCATCTCCTCAACTCCCTCTCCGGTGGCGAGAAGTCGCTCACCACCCTTGCATTCATCTTCTCGATCCAGCGGTACATCCCGGCGCCGTTCTATGCCTTTGACGAAGTGGACATGTCGCTCGATGGTGCCAACGTGGAGCGGATCTCCTCGATGGTAACGGAACTTGCCCCCAACTCCCAGTTTGTCATCGTCTCTCTCCGGAAACCGATGATCGAAGCCGCGGAGCGGATCATGGGCGTGACACTGCGACCGGACAAGAGCACGCTGGTTACCGGGGTAAAGGCTCATGCCGGTGGATGA
- a CDS encoding ScpA family protein — MPVDESPGTGKLPGRKSVTEGEPGTAEPADGPGDGAGTVTQAPLEDPVEILVGLAERGEIDPWNINIIEVTDRFLSELDRRRELNLQVSGRTLFYASTLLRMKSEQLAIVGVTEEVEEGDGEDLFGDDFGAGSEDIDYGSRLGPIERLEHEIQRRLDRKNMRKSPTTLFELITELKNIEKEERRRRRMASGISADDDFLIDADDVVSIAHEEGFQESAMVRLAEYLEGLEIDEEMTLADLCRQLDWGIPEVFIPLLFLALDGRCSLRQEEFYGDIWVQICRMGGEPAPQ; from the coding sequence ATGCCGGTGGATGAATCGCCCGGCACAGGTAAGTTGCCCGGCCGGAAATCAGTAACCGAAGGTGAACCCGGCACTGCGGAACCTGCTGACGGCCCCGGAGACGGTGCAGGGACGGTGACCCAGGCTCCCCTCGAAGACCCGGTTGAGATTCTTGTGGGCCTTGCGGAACGGGGGGAGATCGATCCCTGGAATATCAACATCATCGAAGTTACCGACCGCTTCCTGTCAGAACTCGACCGGCGGCGTGAACTCAATCTCCAGGTCTCGGGGAGAACACTCTTTTATGCCTCCACGCTCCTGCGGATGAAGTCCGAGCAGCTTGCAATCGTGGGAGTTACTGAAGAGGTGGAGGAAGGAGACGGTGAGGACCTGTTCGGCGACGATTTTGGCGCGGGATCGGAGGATATCGATTACGGCAGCCGGCTTGGGCCCATCGAGCGGCTCGAACACGAGATCCAGCGTCGTCTCGACCGGAAGAACATGCGAAAGAGTCCAACCACGCTTTTTGAGCTGATCACCGAGCTCAAGAATATCGAGAAGGAGGAACGCCGCAGAAGGCGGATGGCTTCCGGTATCAGTGCCGACGATGACTTCCTCATCGATGCCGACGATGTGGTCAGCATCGCCCACGAGGAGGGGTTCCAGGAGTCGGCAATGGTACGGCTGGCGGAATATCTCGAAGGGCTGGAGATTGACGAGGAGATGACCCTGGCTGACCTGTGCCGGCAGCTGGACTGGGGCATCCCGGAAGTTTTCATCCCGCTTCTCTTCCTTGCGCTCGATGGCCGGTGCTCGCTCCGGCAGGAGGAGTTTTACGGGGATATCTGGGTGCAGATTTGTCGGATGGGGGGGGAACCGGCTCCTCAATAA
- a CDS encoding histidine kinase N-terminal 7TM domain-containing protein encodes MTSPLSVFAVLFLSLYFISGTVALYVTILGWRHRNIPVSRPFTLLMACLTIYIYAYIFEVLSPDLETSLVFNNIEIPCMLTIPVAFLMIVLYSTGRERYVTLRTLPLFFLGVIVLSSLEFTNPLHYLYYTGFSSSTYEGLVFWIHGHGPFFWLTIAYTYALVFAALVLIVSHLSMTGPCHRRSLTLLLAAAIVPIVINLLCTFWVTPYTGIDLTQLSFLISGLILAFGLFRYLFSTAPVAYTRVLSTMQDGVIITDGSSRVIDLNPAAMQITGVRLRDAAGREIGTLMPELVSCLAGTCLTEEGTRTECLIPQAGGKPRYYDVIAMPLGEQGSGSEGGLFVLRDITERKQSELALTEANKKISLLSTITRHDIRNQLMALKAYIQLSEESVHHPADVSEYLRQGQKIVETIDRQIVFTRNYENLGVNPPAWQDVCACISRGMEGLFTKKIRIDVEPDRLEVFADPLLEKVFYNLIDNALRYGGDRLTTIRVRSHEEDAAVVLIFEDDGDGVTPDDKPLLFAKGFGKNTGLGLFLSREILSITGITIMETSEPGRGARFEIRVPAGKFRYTEEQ; translated from the coding sequence ATGACCTCCCCGTTATCCGTGTTTGCGGTTCTCTTTCTCTCCCTCTACTTTATCTCCGGCACCGTTGCGCTCTACGTAACGATTCTCGGGTGGCGGCACCGGAATATCCCGGTCTCGCGGCCATTCACCCTTCTCATGGCGTGCCTGACGATCTATATCTATGCCTACATCTTTGAAGTGCTGAGTCCCGATCTCGAAACCAGCCTTGTCTTCAACAACATCGAGATTCCCTGCATGCTGACGATACCGGTCGCGTTCCTCATGATAGTCCTGTATTCAACTGGACGCGAACGGTATGTCACTCTACGCACGCTGCCGCTCTTCTTCCTTGGGGTTATCGTGCTCAGCTCCCTGGAATTCACCAATCCACTTCATTACCTGTATTATACCGGGTTCTCTTCTTCGACCTACGAGGGGCTGGTTTTCTGGATCCACGGACACGGGCCGTTCTTCTGGCTTACCATTGCATATACCTATGCCCTCGTGTTTGCGGCTCTCGTGCTGATCGTTTCGCACCTGTCCATGACCGGACCCTGCCACCGGCGCTCCCTCACCCTCCTCCTTGCCGCAGCCATTGTCCCCATCGTGATCAATCTCCTGTGCACGTTCTGGGTTACCCCTTATACGGGTATCGACCTGACACAACTGTCATTCCTCATATCAGGTCTCATCCTCGCGTTCGGGCTCTTCAGGTACCTCTTCTCCACCGCCCCCGTTGCATATACGCGGGTTTTGTCCACCATGCAGGATGGTGTGATTATTACGGACGGATCCTCGCGGGTGATCGATCTCAATCCTGCTGCCATGCAGATAACGGGAGTCCGGCTGCGGGACGCCGCAGGCAGGGAGATCGGGACTCTCATGCCTGAACTCGTATCCTGTCTTGCCGGGACCTGCCTGACAGAGGAGGGGACGCGGACCGAGTGCCTTATCCCACAGGCCGGCGGGAAACCCCGGTATTATGACGTGATTGCAATGCCTCTGGGGGAGCAGGGCAGCGGATCTGAAGGAGGTCTCTTTGTCCTGCGGGATATCACTGAGCGCAAACAATCCGAACTTGCTCTTACAGAGGCAAACAAGAAGATCAGCCTGCTTTCCACAATCACCCGGCATGACATCCGGAACCAGCTCATGGCACTCAAGGCATATATCCAGCTGAGCGAGGAATCGGTACACCATCCCGCTGATGTGTCCGAGTACCTGCGACAGGGTCAGAAGATTGTCGAAACGATCGATCGCCAGATTGTCTTCACCCGGAATTATGAGAACCTGGGAGTGAATCCCCCCGCATGGCAGGATGTGTGTGCGTGCATCTCACGGGGCATGGAAGGACTTTTTACAAAAAAAATCCGCATCGATGTGGAGCCGGACCGTCTTGAGGTATTTGCTGATCCGCTGCTCGAGAAAGTGTTCTATAACCTAATAGACAATGCCCTGCGGTACGGGGGCGATCGGCTGACCACCATCCGCGTCAGGTCTCATGAGGAGGATGCAGCGGTTGTACTGATCTTCGAAGATGATGGCGACGGTGTTACACCGGATGATAAACCCCTGTTGTTTGCCAAGGGGTTCGGGAAGAATACCGGCCTTGGGCTTTTCCTCTCGCGGGAGATCCTCTCGATTACCGGAATCACGATTATGGAGACCAGCGAACCAGGAAGGGGTGCCCGTTTCGAGATCCGGGTGCCGGCAGGGAAATTCAGGTATACGGAAGAGCAGTAG
- a CDS encoding PAS domain-containing protein, which yields MADYQEHLEKILGLLKENPRGLNIREIAELIGVSKVSMAKYLDVLAAEGKIEVRVMGKAKIFYVIQISTPPSLLNHIPSMILILDADARVIQANDHFLKYCSLSQKQVFGQPLDAIPRGITREPAFLRALDEVFRTRDPVADLTVGVPYEEKTFRVTLKGTAIAGDRFSILVIINDITGQKGGVPGKPRLTEDLAQVLLEDIGVPACIVQSGKIQLVNARFAAMCGDSREDLLFCPFLEFVHPEDLERVRAGYERQIAGGKLNKPDFFRGIAKSGAGAGFDVQSVPFSWKQEPATLNFCIDPTERTNHDGIEQRTPGSSG from the coding sequence ATGGCCGACTATCAGGAGCATCTGGAAAAGATCCTTGGCTTATTAAAGGAGAATCCCCGGGGGCTGAATATACGGGAGATCGCGGAGCTTATCGGGGTGAGCAAGGTCTCGATGGCCAAGTATCTCGATGTGCTGGCAGCTGAGGGGAAGATCGAAGTCCGGGTCATGGGCAAGGCAAAAATTTTCTATGTTATCCAGATCTCCACGCCCCCGTCCCTGTTGAACCACATCCCCAGCATGATCCTGATCCTTGACGCAGATGCCCGTGTCATTCAGGCAAACGATCATTTCCTGAAGTATTGTTCCCTGTCCCAGAAGCAGGTCTTCGGCCAGCCCCTCGATGCCATTCCCCGAGGTATCACCCGGGAACCCGCTTTCCTCAGGGCACTGGACGAAGTGTTCCGGACCCGGGACCCTGTCGCAGATCTGACCGTAGGGGTACCTTATGAGGAGAAGACCTTCCGAGTGACCTTGAAAGGCACGGCCATTGCTGGTGACCGGTTCAGTATCCTTGTGATTATCAATGATATCACGGGGCAAAAAGGTGGCGTGCCGGGAAAACCCCGTCTGACCGAAGATTTGGCACAGGTACTCCTGGAGGATATCGGGGTTCCTGCGTGTATCGTGCAATCCGGAAAGATCCAGCTGGTGAATGCCCGGTTCGCGGCTATGTGTGGTGACAGCAGGGAAGACCTGCTTTTTTGTCCTTTCCTTGAATTTGTCCATCCGGAAGACCTTGAACGTGTACGGGCCGGTTATGAGAGGCAGATCGCTGGTGGGAAGCTGAATAAACCGGATTTCTTCCGGGGAATCGCGAAATCCGGCGCTGGTGCTGGATTTGATGTCCAGTCAGTTCCCTTTTCGTGGAAGCAGGAACCGGCTACCCTGAATTTCTGTATTGACCCCACTGAGCGCACGAATCATGACGGTATAGAACAGAGAACACCCGGAAGTTCCGGGTAA